The Apis mellifera strain DH4 linkage group LG8, Amel_HAv3.1, whole genome shotgun sequence genome contains a region encoding:
- the LOC100576645 gene encoding probable serine/threonine-protein kinase DDB_G0276461, whose product MDDEYCCIKREIKNNFHSKNLESNSSFMIEDEVLNTIENHGNLGNMTFYMANYIKDTMKMMFIMRSHHMFTDVILEIESELFHAHKIILAAASPYFKTIFTEDLKKSPISKIKLQGVNSTTMACLIYFMYTGKIRITEITVYSLLSAATMFQISNVIDACCVFLKKQLHPTTNIEFTNFPEQYNYLNICQKVSVKQEVSQQSAENVKEKTKNISKLQETDLLNLEIPNSSSINNIANSELNNFSNQKESDLLGEFNNFFQQETKNTIPIITDPIQNNLIFYDQPITRNDNDNNNLNELFLNENQTTTKQNLEDLFDSLGKKSINNLLENMQNTKPNKKSSLEENFPKNSNIQNKNFFANLVNSLEATELTSIWNGTARNSNVSSSTSASTPIHSNFNRHRINDINIANTASSDNKTNKSNEDVFKDLLDSQGYNFFNSRKTEKNTPKTINQMRKIETTKIIDPDRLKIIKWTEGKRGNLRALLSSLHMVLWSEANRWQQCEMHQLVTTADVKKAYRKACLAVHPDKQAGTANENIAKLIFIELNNAWNTFKNDALQQNLF is encoded by the exons ATGGATGATGAATATTGttgtataaaaagagaaattaaaaacaattttcactCCAAGAATCTTGAATCTAATTCTTCATTCATGATTGAAGATGAAGTTCTAAATACTATAGAGAATCATGGAAATCTTGGAAACATGACTTTTTATATggctaattatattaaagatactATGAAAATGATGTTCATTATGCGTAGTCATCATATGTTTACTGatgttatattagaaatagaatCAGAATTGTTCCATgcacataaaataattttagctgCTGCTAGTCCATATTTTAag ACAATATTTACAGAAGACTTAAAAAAATCtccaatatctaaaataaaacttcaagGTGTCAACTCAACAACCATGGCGtgcttaatatatttcatgtataCTGGCAAAATAAGAATTACAGAGATTACAGTGTATTCTCTTTTATCAGCAGCTACAATGTTTCAG ATTAGTAATGTCATAGACGCGTGttgtgtatttttaaaaaaacaattacatCCTACaactaatattgaatttactaattttcccgaacaatataattatttgaatatatgtcAAAAAGTAAGCGTAAAGCAAGAAGTATCTCAACAATCAGCAGAAAATGTAAAGGAGAAAAccaaaaatatatccaaattaCAAGAAACTGATTTGTTGAATTTAGAAATACCAAATAGTagtagtataaataatattgcgaattcggaattaaataatttttctaatcagAAAGAAAGTGATCTCTTgggagaatttaataatttttttcagcaAGAAACCAAAAATACTATACCTATCATTACTGATCCTattcagaataatttaattttttacgatcAGCCTATTACTaggaatgataatgataataataatttgaatgaattatttttgaatgaaaatcaaaCTACTACAAAGCAAAATCTCGAAGATTTATTTGATTCACTTggtaaaaaatctataaacaatctattagaaaatatgCAAAACACTAAACCGAATAAGAAATCCTcattggaagaaaattttccaaaaaattcgaacattcaaaataagaatttctttGCAAATCTCGTCAATTCTTTGGAAGCTACTGAACTAACCTCTATCTGGAATGGAACAGCAAGAAACTCTAATGTTTCATCAAGTACTTCTGCTAGTACAccaattcattcaaattttaatagacacagaattaatgatattaatattgctaATACTGCATCTTCGGacaataaaactaataaatcaaatgaagatgttttcaaagatttattagATAGTCAaggatacaatttttttaattcacgaAAGACTGAAAAAAACACACcaaaaacaataaatcaaaTGAGGAAAATAGAAACAACCAAGATTATAGATCcagatagattaaaaattattaaatggacagaaggaaaaagaggtaATTTGAGAgctcttctttcttcattaCATATGGTTTTATGGTCAGAAGCTAATAGATGGCAACAATGCGAAATGCATCAATTAGTTACTACTGCAGATGTAAAGAAAGCTTATAGAAAAGCTTGTTTGGCTGTGCATCCAGATAag caAGCAGGAACAgctaatgaaaatattgcaaaattaatttttatagaactgAACAATGCATGGAATACATTCAAAAACGATGCGTtgcaacaaaatttattttaa